TTGCACTTGGCTGCGGCCATGTCGCTACCGGCGCCGGGCTCGGAGTACCCGGTCGCCCAGATCTCGTCGCCGCTGAGAATCGGGGCCAGGAAGCGCTGCTTCTGTTCCTCGGTACCGTACTTGATGATCGCCGGGCCGACCCACCAGATCGCCATCGCGTTGATCGGGGCAGGCGCGCCGGCCTGTGCCAGCTCCTCATTGAGAATCGCCTGCTCCATCGCCGACAGGCCGGCGCCACTGTACTCCCGCGGCCAGCCGGCGCCGAGATAGCCGGCTTGATACAAGCGGCGCTGCCAGGCGCGCAGCACCTCGAAATCGCGCCGCTCATCGGCTTCGGGCGCATTGCTCTCGATCCACTGCCGTACAGTGAGGCGGAATGCCTGCTCTTCGGGGGTGTAATTGAGGTCCATGACAGCACCAGCCTTCAAGGGTTGCGGCAACGCCAACTGCGGCGCAACCTACCACGGCACCGCCGACAGGCAAGAACGGCGGCGACAGCGCCCCCGGAGTTCAGCTTACAGTCACCGTGCTCGAGAACACCTTCGGCACCACCGTCGTCTCGCCCGTGATCTCGAACTGCCCGCTCAGCCGGATGTCCGCTGACGAGCTACCCACTAGTGCTTCGATGGCTCCGGGTTCGACGACGAAGCGCATGCTGCGATCGTAGAAGCCGAGCTGAGCCACGGCGAGCTCGAAGGTGACGGTCTTGGCCTGGCCGGGATCGAGCGCGATGCGGCGGAAAGCCTTCAACTCCTTCACCGGCCGGGTAACGCTGGCGACGACGTCGTGGACGTAGAGCTGCACGACTTCTTCCCCGCTGCGCTCGCCGGCGTTTCTTACCGTCGCGCGAATGCGCACGGTGTCGGCGGCCCCGGCCCCAGCGGGGGAAATCTCAAGGTCGCTGTATTCGAAGCTGGTAAAGCTGAGGCCGTGACCGAATGGGAACAGCGGCTTGGTCGTCATGCCGGCGTATTCTCCCTTCCAGTGCGAGCGGCCGCCGGACGGCTTGTGGTTGTAATACACCGGCACCTGTCCCACGCTCACCGGCAACGAGATCGGGAGCTTGCCGCCCGGGTTGAAATCACCGAAGAGCACATCGGCGACCGCAGTGCCGGCCTCCTCGCCCGGCAGCCAGGCTTCGATGAGCGCGGGCACGTGCGCGGCGATCCATGGCAGCGCCAACGGCCGGCCGTTGATCAGCACCACCACGACGGGCGTGCCGGTTACCACCACCGCTTCCACCAGCGCCTGCTGTACGCCGGGCAGTCCCAGCTCGGCGCGGTCAATCGACTCTCCGCTGGTGCAGCCATCCGCCAATCCGGAGCGGTCGCCGACTACCACTACGGCCACCTCGGCTTGTTCGGCCGCGGCCACCGCGGCCGCAAAGCCGGCAGTGGCCGCGCCCGTGATGTCGCAGCCGGGGGCACTGTGGATCACCGTTTGTGGCGACAGCTTGCGTTTGATGCCGTTGAGGACGCTCACCATCGGCACGAAGTGCATGGCGAGATCTACCAGCCCGGCCGGGCGCGGTGATTGGTCACCCTCTTTGATTTCGCCGAACATCATCTCGAGGTGGGCGGGGTAGTGATAGTCGCCTTGTAGCAAGCGGATGCTGTCGGCGCTCGGGCCGATGACCGCAATCGACGGCAGCGTCTTGGGCAGCGGCAACAGGCCGTCGTTCTTGAGCAGCACGATCGACTTCTGCGCCAGGCGGTGGGCGAGCGCGCGCTGCTCCGCGGTGTCGAAGACCGCCGCAGCGCCAGCATCGTCAACGTAGGGCTGCTCGAATAGGCCGAGCTGGAACTTCATGCGCAGCAGGCGGCCGACGGCGGTATCGACCAGCGCGACATCAACCCGGCCGTCTTCCACTGCTTGGCGCAGCGGTTCGCCGTAGCAGTGCAGCGCCGGCAGCTCGACATCGATTCCGGCTGCGAGCGCGAAGCCGGCGGCTTCGGCTTCGTCGCCACCGATGCGGTGGTATTGGAACAAGGTGGCGATGGTGAAGTAGTCGCTCACCACCACGCCGTCGAAACCCAACTCGCGGCGCAGCAGATCGTTGAGTATCTCCTTGGAAGAGCCCAGCGGCACGCCGTCGATCTCGTTGTAAGCGTTCATGATCGAGGCCAGTTGCGCTTGTTTGATGACCGCTTCGAACGGGGCGACGTAGACCTCGCGCAACTCGCGCGCCGGGATGTGGGCGGGCGCCCAGTTCAGGCCGCCCTCGGAGGCGCCGTAGCCGGCGAAGTGCTTGCCGGTGGCGACAATGCCGCGGCGCAGGTCGTCGCCCTGCAAGCCGCGCACGTAGGCGATGCCCATTTGCGCTATCAGGTAGGGATCCTCACCGAAGGTTTCCTCGGTGCGGCCCCAGCGCGGATCCCGGGCGACGTCGAGTACCGGAGCCAGCGCGTGATGCGCGCCGGCGGCGCGCATCTGGGTGCGAATGACACTGGTCATCGCCTCGATCAGCTCCGGCTCCCAGGTGCTGGCGAGGCCGATGGCCTGCGGAAAGCAGGTTGCCCCGCGGGCGAGATAGCCGGCGCAGCTTTCCTCGTGGATGATGGCGGGAATGCCGAGACGGGTCCGCTCGACCAGGAATTTCTGGATCGCGTTGGCCACGGTCGCGCTGGCGGCCGGGGCCAATACCGTCGCCCCGCCGATGCGGGTGATGTGACCGATGCCGTGAGCCAGAGTCGTCCGCGCCCGGCGCTCGCAAAAGGCTTCGTCCCGAATCAGTTCACTCGACCAGACGCAACCGATCTGCGCCAGCTTCTCCGGCAGCGTCATCCGCGACACCAGATCGCGGACCCGGGCGTCGATCGGCTGGGTAGAATCGAGATAGG
The genomic region above belongs to Deltaproteobacteria bacterium and contains:
- a CDS encoding glycoside hydrolase family 3 C-terminal domain-containing protein — its product is MAKEQAPYLDSTQPIDARVRDLVSRMTLPEKLAQIGCVWSSELIRDEAFCERRARTTLAHGIGHITRIGGATVLAPAASATVANAIQKFLVERTRLGIPAIIHEESCAGYLARGATCFPQAIGLASTWEPELIEAMTSVIRTQMRAAGAHHALAPVLDVARDPRWGRTEETFGEDPYLIAQMGIAYVRGLQGDDLRRGIVATGKHFAGYGASEGGLNWAPAHIPARELREVYVAPFEAVIKQAQLASIMNAYNEIDGVPLGSSKEILNDLLRRELGFDGVVVSDYFTIATLFQYHRIGGDEAEAAGFALAAGIDVELPALHCYGEPLRQAVEDGRVDVALVDTAVGRLLRMKFQLGLFEQPYVDDAGAAAVFDTAEQRALAHRLAQKSIVLLKNDGLLPLPKTLPSIAVIGPSADSIRLLQGDYHYPAHLEMMFGEIKEGDQSPRPAGLVDLAMHFVPMVSVLNGIKRKLSPQTVIHSAPGCDITGAATAGFAAAVAAAEQAEVAVVVVGDRSGLADGCTSGESIDRAELGLPGVQQALVEAVVVTGTPVVVVLINGRPLALPWIAAHVPALIEAWLPGEEAGTAVADVLFGDFNPGGKLPISLPVSVGQVPVYYNHKPSGGRSHWKGEYAGMTTKPLFPFGHGLSFTSFEYSDLEISPAGAGAADTVRIRATVRNAGERSGEEVVQLYVHDVVASVTRPVKELKAFRRIALDPGQAKTVTFELAVAQLGFYDRSMRFVVEPGAIEALVGSSSADIRLSGQFEITGETTVVPKVFSSTVTVS